From the Xiphophorus maculatus strain JP 163 A chromosome 20, X_maculatus-5.0-male, whole genome shotgun sequence genome, one window contains:
- the LOC102229327 gene encoding inositol hexakisphosphate kinase 2-like, producing MRMSPALEALMQADGTPYSGKGVMLEPFVHQVGGHSCVLRFGEQTICKPLIPREHQFYKNLPLEMRKFTPQYKGVVSVSFEEDEEGNLCLIAYPLHSESVDLENKDPSADCQEPKSKMLKWSNKKQSPLLQEKENYSKDRVRNSRKEDKIMSYNRDEVQQQQAEVLYFSLEKGNVVSQIKHNPWSLKCHQQHLQRMKENAKHRNQYKFILLENLTWRYRVPCVLDLKMGTRQHGDDASEEKKANQIRKCQQSTSASIGVRLCGMQVYQSDSGQLMFMNKYHGRKLTLAGFKEALYQFFHNGRRLRHELLSPVLRRLREMQAALEACESYRFYSSSLLIIYDGDPPRTPARPRHRGGEEGDEDEPSDEEEEECEEEGAFGFPRSSSTSAAGGLSGSGSSHSSHGAGEVSSPEVDVRMIDFAHTTCRHYGEDSVVHEGQDSGFIFGLQNLITIISQLEEHSTD from the exons ATGAGGATGAGTCCCGCTTTGGAAGCCCTCATGCAGGCGGACGGGACTCCCTATTCGGGGAAGGGGGTGATGCTTGAGCCCTTCGTGCACCAGGTGGGAGGCCACTCCTGCGTGCTGCGCTTCGGGGAACAGACGATATGCAAACCCCTCATCCCCCGGGAGCACCAGTTCTACAAAAACCTGCCTCTGGAGATGAGGAAATTCACCCCTCAATATAAAG GTGTTGTGTCGGTTAGTTTCGAAGAAGACGAGGAAGGAAACCTGTGCCTCATCGCCTACCCTCTCCATAGTGAATCTGTGGACTTGGAAAACAAAGACCCTTCAGCGGACTGCCAAGAACCCAAGAGCAAGATGCTGAAATGGAGCAACAAGAAGCAGTCCCCGTTGCTGCAGGAGAAGGAAAACTACAGCAAAGACAGAGTTCGAAACAGCAGAAAAGAGGACAAAATCATGAG TTATAATCGTGATgaggtccagcagcagcaggctgagGTTTTGTACTTCAGCTTGGAGAAAGGCAACGTGGTGTCACAGATCAAACACAACCCATGGAGTCTGAAGTGTCACCAACAGCATTTGCAGAGGATGAAGGAAAACGCAAAGCATCGCAACCAATACA AATTTATTCTGTTGGAAAACCTGACGTGGCGCTACAGAGTCCCGTGTGTGTTAGATTTAAAGATGGGGACCCGCCAACATGGAGACGATGCTTCAGAGGAGAAGAAAGCCAATCAGATCCGGAAGTGTCAACAGAGCACATCAGCATCTATTGGAGTGCGGCTCTGTGGGATGCAG GTGTACCAGTCAGACTCCGGCCAGCTAATGTTCATGAACAAGTACCACGGGCGAAAGCTGACCCTTGCTGGTTTCAAGGAGGCTCTCTACCAGTTCTTCCACAATGGCCGCCGCCTTCGTCACGAGCTGTTGTCCCCGGTTCTGCGCCGGCTTCGGGAGATGCAGGCCGCCCTGGAGGCCTGCGAGTCCTACCGCTTCTACTCCAGCTCGCTGCTCATCATCTACGACGGCGACCCTCCCAGGACTCCAGCCAGACCCAGACATCGAGGAGGGGAGGAAGGCGATGAGGATGAGCCATctgatgaagaagaggaggaatgCGAAGAGGAAGGAGCGTTTGGATTCCCTCGCTCTTCCTCCACCAGTGCAGCCGGTGGTCTGTCTGGCAGCGGCAGCAGTCACTCCTCGCATGGAGCAGGAGAGGTCAGCAGCCCCGAAGTGGACGTGCGCATGATTGACTTTGCTCACACCACATGTCGGCACTACGGAGAGGACAGTGTGGTCCACGAAGGCCAAGACAGCGGCTTCATCTTTGGCCTCCAGAATCTGATCACCATCATCTCTCAGTTGGAGGAGCACAGCACTGACTGA